Proteins encoded in a region of the Uloborus diversus isolate 005 chromosome 1, Udiv.v.3.1, whole genome shotgun sequence genome:
- the LOC129224806 gene encoding 39S ribosomal protein L3, mitochondrial-like, giving the protein MFNCTRALYNVTNLTLFLRNNRENAVKILSTNIVLPTREKHGIRKIKVHDNYWVPRRRALTDDKLTEENKAFLQDVIEERFLKPGESPLKENQEVERAKWTPESVRVGVIARKIGAYPMWKKNGEKVYTTLLQVVDNHVIRYNPPEIFSQSKYYSNTSNKNRTYGSLVVGAENADPQLFTAAYNGLFAEAGVMPKKKLTRFRITPDAKIEPGTPLFANHFRVGDHVNVRGITRYQGFQGVMKRYGFKGGPKTHGCTKSHRRPGCIGGGRGRGVWKGKKMPGLMGGRYRLHVGLKVWRINTKYNVIYVHGSGVPGGINSYCTIYDSYVTKKHHTEESPPPFPTFYPEDVSEPLPENTFDKDLHTFSEPSVIIEEEETKAKS; this is encoded by the exons atgtttaattgcacTCGAGCGTTgtataatgttacaaatttaacACTTTTTCTTCGAAACAACAGAgaaaatgctgtaaaaatttt atcTACCAATATTGTATTGCCTACAAGAGAAAAACATGGAATTCGGAAGATAAAAGTTCATGATAATTATTGGGTACCCAGAAGAAGGGCTCTCACTGATGATAAACTAACTGAAGAAAATAAAGCGTTCCTTCAAGATGTCATTGAGGAAAGATTTTTGAAACCAGGCGAAAGCCCTTTGAAAGAAAATCAAGAAGTAGAGAGAGCTAAATGGACACCAGA ATCTGTAAGAGTTGGTGTCATTGCTAGAAAAATCGGAGCATATCCCATGtggaaaaaaaatggggaaaaagtaTATACTACACTtttgcag GTAGTGGACAACCATGTTATAAGGTACAACCCTCCAGAAATTTTCTCACAATCAAAATACTATAGTAATACAAGCAATAAAAACAGGACGTATGGAAGTTTAGTTGTAGGAGCTGAAAATGCCGATCCACAACtg tTTACAGCAGCATATAATGGCCTTTTTGCTGAAGCAGGTGTAATGCCTAAGAAAAAATTGACACGTTTTCGAATAACCCCTGATGCTAAAATTGAGCCAG gtaCACCTCTGTTTGCTAATCATTTTAGAGTTGGAGATCATGTTAATGTTCGAGGAATAAC ACGGTATCAGGGTTTTCAAGGTGTCATGAAGAGATATGGTTTCAAGGGTGGACCTAAAACACATGGTTGTACAAAGAGTCATCGTCGCCCGGGATGCATCGGCGGTGGT AGAGGTCGAGGTGtgtggaaaggaaaaaaaatgccagGATTAATGGGTGGACGTTACAGACTTCATGTAGGACTAAAG GTTTGGAGAATCAATACAAAATACAATGTGATTTATGTGCATGGAAGTGGAGTTCCTGGTGGTATTAATAGCTACTGCACAATCTACGATTCTTACGTGACTAAAAAACATCATACAGAAGAAAGTCCCCCACCCTTTCCAACATTTTACCCAGAAGATGTAAGTGAACCATTGCCGGAAAATACGTTTGATAAAGACTTGCATACATTTTCTGAGCCATCAGTTATCATAGAAGAAGAGGAAACCAAAGCAAAATCTTga